A segment of the Salvelinus sp. IW2-2015 linkage group LG23, ASM291031v2, whole genome shotgun sequence genome:
GTGCAGAAAAATGGAAGCTTTCAATTTGTCATCATCTCCCCCTGCACCACTGGCTGGTAGGTAGATATTGAATCTCTGCTTGAAACGTTTCCAATTGTCAGCTAAATTGCCTGTTAACTGCATAGGAATAGGAGGACTAAGCCTATCCATGACGGAGAACAGGAACAGTGTCAATTTCTCTTACTTCATTCAGTATGTTGCTTATCAACTTGCTTGTCAACAGATTCCAATGCAGCCTCGCTCTCGCTGCTGTCACTCTCTGCTGCggctgtaacagtataactttacgtccgtcccctcgcccatacccgggctcgaaccagggaccctctgcacacatcaacaacagtcacccacgaagcatcgttacccatcgctccacaaaagccgcggcccttgcagagcaaggggaaccagtacttcaaggtctcaaagcgagtaacgtcaccgtttgaaaggctattagcgcgcaccaccgctaactagctagccatttcacatcggttacacggcTCGTTGCCCTCGCTCTTGCAAGCTAGCATCTTCGACTACTCACGTCACTTGACTTGTGGTAGAATGTTAAATTTGTCGCTGAAATTTACAGAGTTACTCCTTTTCTCTGTCTCGTCATAGCGACTACCAATCTGACTCcatgttatgtttgttccttgtATAATAACAAACCGGggcgtaggtttaactacttttaatgaacatatacttcagctCGAAAACTCCttgtttagccatgcaaggcattcttcAACCACCTGCCCCgcccgcatagcctgctgggtaacgtagtctaaatgttaACACAACACAGTTTCCCTTTTCTGGCATTGGTGCAGTGTTGTACCTGTTAGATAATTATAACGGCATAATTATGCAAATTCAGTCAGCCACGGTATTAAAAGTCCAGCCTACTTCCCCAGATCATGTCCCACACTGAATCAAGATTATTTTGTCAAATTCATGAATATGCTGTGATTTAATATAGGTACAATTATGTTCGTAGATTACCCAATGCCTTCTATGAAGGTTTTCGATTATTAAAACGAAAACCTAAATGAAAGACATCAGGTatatgtaaataaattaacaCATTTGTACTCCTTAAAATGACCACTTTATGAATTTTATGTTGAAGGAAATTCAAAAAGTGTTGTACATGATCCCGGAAGTAGGCGTGACATTCATACCGCATTGATGAAATCTTTGTTGGCTAGATACTCGGCGAATAACCCATAGTTACAGATCTAGGATGTTTCCCCTCCCCAATCCAAACATTGTGAGTAGCCTGCATGTGGAATATTGAGTAGTTTTCATTTTACTGTCCAAACGCATTGCATGCGGCCGGCAAACCATTCATATCCCTCCCTCCTGGACCGGGTTGTACtgaaaacattctccattcaggctgcatagGCTTTGATTTCTTCAACTTCATTTAATGGGGGGGATATGTATACTTTCCTTATGAAAGTGGCTAAATGCTGATCCCGACTGTTGTGTATAGCGTTCAACCAATGCGGTTGAAACTATCAGACCAGGGGTTGCGTTTCTTTTATGTTTGCTGCATTAGTAGCATTGCATTAGCGGAAATGAATACTTCTCAGGGCAGGCCTAGATATATTTGAGTCGTGTTGATGAAACCTTGTAGCTAAGCCTTTTCCTAACAacataattctcctaacctgctatatGAAAAGTAACTTCTGCTAGTCAAAACTGGCTGACCCGCCCTGAGAACAGTCACGGTGTGTTCAGTTTGCTATTTGCAGAATGGTTTGTACTGAACGACCCATTTCCCCAAAACGTTCTTGTACATTCTTCAACAGACTAATGTACATTTGCTCCCGTTTGGTGGGTATAACAATGAGTGACAGCATTCCCACAACCCAACGCCGCCCGTTTTTAAACTTCTCATTCAGTACAGCAGCGTTCAATTGAACATTCCAGAACCAGTggcggttctggggggggggggcagtgcccctgtgacaacaattttggacccccttgtggcccccctaaatgtggagtatgaaataatttttacataacaaatttttgctatcgttctttttttacatccattattAGAtagtggcaacgatgatgattatgaacatggtattttgcctgctaatgcctgcaatgcagtgaagaaaacgatatgacaacaataacgtctaatgtaactggcMcctctaacagtacaactggccccagcttggcccccccagttgaaatggtctagaaccgccactgtccAGAACATAAGAATattggtttccactaatgcgatACAACGCTGCGTTAGGTTATGAGTGAAAAACAGACTGCAGCAACCTGATTTGGCTGAACGCAGTACACAACATCCAGGATTAGTATTTAGCCACTTGcacagtggtggaaaatggtTTTGCGTAAGTACCCATATTTTCCTAATTGTTTTCGCCATTAAATTAAGTTAATGGAGCAATCAGCAGTCgcaacatccatttttggacccattgatttttaaagaaaaacttcctcatgagcttagtttaactgtcataccccatcagaacccaaaatataagcttgttttactctgtttgtaaacaaacactatatagcctcaaacatggttaaaactataattttgatagcatggatggtcaatccttgcatcccTAGCTCTGTCTTGGAATTTGAGTGATTTAACTTTCCTcgagccccatccctcagctttttactgaaccAGGGGTGGGGAGGCCGCTtaattgtttctactgctgattgccgctgTAAGGAGGATCGAAGCCAGGAGGAAATTGAAGCCTATGCAGCCTGAATGAAGTAAGGTACTAACCGGTCCACAAGATACAAATGTATTGCCGGCtgcatacaatgcatttggacGGTGAAAACTATCGCCATCTGCCGGCCTTGGCCTAAGTCTAAGAGCAACATCACCCTACTCCTGGAAAGACAGTTATACATACCTGGTTGCAAGGCCTGCATTCACAGGCAAAGCCAACAGAATAGGATATACGCCAGCACCAACTGCGCTGACAAGTGCACCTCTTATCAGGACACAGGTTGGGCAATTAAGGTCACCTGAATGAGTTTAAGATGTTTCAGATTCAATTCAGAAACCATAAAAATATTGTAGAAAATAATTGCAACAAACATACACCCACCAGACAATAAATGGTTTGGATACAGCTACATCATACATGGCCAATGTTGTCAAGAACGGTAGGACAGCCATTGGGAGATTTGAAGTAAAACGCCCTTGAGTGACATTCAGTGCTCTCCTGTATAAGCTGTTGGCAATCAGTCCTACTAATGACCCATTACCTCCCAGATACATGGGGCCATAGGTGAAAATTTTCCCGTAGAACAACAGTTACATGTTATGATGGGGGCAACATGCAAAAATTAACCCATGTCTAGRCATAGGCTTACAAAAACGTACCTGTCAAGTTCAGGCAGCCGTTCAAATCTTTCCGCTATCatctgtggtctatcttggtttaggtATACAAATCTTTGATACTGTATTTTCAACCTGACTTCCGTTTCCCATGAAAAACGTAAGTAGGAACTGGTCAGGTGTCTTTTTACGCCTACTTGGTTAGGTTGCACAGCGTTCAAAACAACTCAGAAATCTCagacttctgacttcagtgcgttcaaaacaactgggaattcgGAGAAAAAAACAGAGCCTTAAACTCtgaactctttctagagctccgRctttccgacctgaagatcacttatgtcatgatttgaccttgtatttttccgagttcccagtttttTTGAACRCGTCATTAGGATAAAATAAACACTTAAAACTCAGTCCCCTACATACTGAGTTGCGTTTAGTTCCCTTAAATATTTGCTACGTTGCAGAACAATTTTTACTGAATGACTAGTTTCCCCAAAAGTTATTGAATAGACTTTGAGGTATGTTTGCTCCTGTTCagtgggtgtggcttgaagcaatagCGATAATTAGTAATGGAGTATTTTTGTAGGCAATAACTGCGCCATGGTTTGTTGCACAAAGCCTGTGATAAAAATCAATTGCGTTTATGTAGTGTTTTTGGATAAACACCGAAAATAAGGTATGTGTTGAACACATAataaatgtaactttttgggaaTTTTTAAGAATATCAATATGAATACCTAATATTAGGGTAtaaaaaaaaggctttataattcataaaggtcatgttaactgagtGCTATTGTCtcataaaacaaaatgtataaactcttctaagcctgtgttaacctcagaccttattttctgcatttattcCAAAACCTTATTCTTTCCCCATTMATTTCTTACATAgggatggctgaacgaaccagtgGTTACTCCtttccgggttttaggactacaagctggcaagCTCAATGAGTGACGTATTTAAAAGACAGTGKCCATGCCGACAGCGTTCCCAAACCCACAACCTTCCCGTTTTTCAGCAGCACCGTTTCCGTTCAATTGAACATTCCAGAACGTACTGAATGCAGCCCAGGTTAATTTACAAAAGCGGAAGTCgcatcacaggctctctttccatttggTCAGTACTATCAGGAACCCTTGGGACGTCCAcactctttgttttgttttttatatatatttcttacttttatttatttKTattcttttttacttttattaacaacaaatcaacacAGAAAGTATATGggagaacacaagtatatataaataatacacgaaggacaattgggctagggggtagaatatcacattacacaagaacacttataattctaacagcATTTTTATTCGTAATTTAATCGTTTTAAAATATAGTtaaatttttttgtaagggaCGTCCATACTCTAAACCCTTACCTAATAATAACCGTACCTTAAGCATTTAAAATKTCAACTACATTAGGGTAtcgacgtc
Coding sequences within it:
- the LOC111951131 gene encoding LOW QUALITY PROTEIN: transmembrane protein 126A-like (The sequence of the model RefSeq protein was modified relative to this genomic sequence to represent the inferred CDS: inserted 2 bases in 1 codon); its protein translation is MIAERFERLPELDRKIFTYGPMYLGGNGSLVGLIANSLYRRALNVTQGRFTSNLPMAVLPFLTTLAMYDVAVSKPFIAGDLNCPTCVLIRGALVSAVGAGVYPILLALPVNAGLATRYNTAPMPEKGNCVVNVLRFGMNITQPILRKRGAVIVLQXFFGTXLSSRHFDSYLKLLQLSTSGDKELED